The sequence AGCCCCGTCCTGCTCATGTCCCCGTGGGAGGCAGAGTGCTCAGCCTCTGTCCTTCTCCCCAGCGGTCAGTGGCTGCATCTCGTGCTCGGAGATCCTCTGTGATTTCAAGGCTCCCTTGAACATCAAGGACAAGGTGAGATCCCTCTGCTCCTCACCCTGCCATGCTGCGCAGTGCAGCAAGGGactgggctggggctgcctctgaaatgcagcagcttCTGGGGTGGAATGCAGCAGCTGGCAGTACCTTGGGTTCCTGGGGTGAAAACACACCATGAAGTGGGATGTGGAAATCTGGGAGATAACAGGAGCAGGGTGCCCCATGGGGAAATCTGAGCCTCGTCTGCACATCCTCACCCAACCTGACCTTGCCCAGGATGGCTCCACGCCGCTGATCCTTGCTGCCAAGATGAGCCACTCAGAGCTGTGCCGGTACCTGCTGCACCGCGGCGCAGCTGTCAACAGCCGGGACTTGCAGGGGAGGTGAGTCTgcactgggggggactgggggtgGATGGCAAGACAGAGGAAATGGGCCCCCTCACCTCTGCTCTCACTGCTCTGCTCaggacagccttgatgctggCCTGCGAGAATGGCAGCGTGGAGACAGTGGAGGTGCTCGTCAACGCTGGTGCCCGGGTGGCTGTGGTGGACTCCACAGGTCACGATGCCACGCACTACAGCCTGGCCACGGGCAATGCTCTTATCCAGCACTTCCTGCAAGAAGCTGCTCCACGCCAGTCCTGGGCCAGCGGTAAGGCAGCCGTGCTACCCTGGTGCTCCTTGTCTACAGGGGATGGACCCACGAGGGTGTTTTCACCCTGCAGGGTGCTTtggggcagagctgtctctaaCCCATGGCTGGAAGAGGCTGAGCAAGGGGTGGGGGCATATGTCCCCTTTTCCCATGCGCTGGGGGTGCCTTTGCCCATGCTGTTGCCGGCCGAGGGCTGGGAGGTGGTGCTGAGCCTTCGTTGCCTGTCTCACTGTGTGCACATGCTTGCGTGTACATGTTCACACGTGTTTGCAAGCATGGGGGAATAAGTGCATGTGTGTATCAGCCAGTGTGTTTGTACATGTCTGTGTGTGCCTGCCTGTGTGCATGTGCCTCCCCGTGTCCGCACATGGGTGTGCGCCCCTGTGATTACACATCCATGTATATCCCCATATTTGTCTGTCTGCGTGTGTCCCTTATATGCACATGTGGCCCCtgggcatgtgtgtgtgtgtttgtgcccCTTGAGTGCCCACGCCCGTATGAGCACATGCAGGGGTGCCCCTGCACCCACAtgggctctgcctgctgtgcCCACCCCTACAATCCCCTAAACCTTccaaatttctctttcttcctgctctgccccacagAAGAGGAATCAACCGAGCAGACGTCCCAGGTAAGGGCCTGCCTGTCTGCCCACCTCTCATCAGGGCTGGCCTGGTCTCAgcccctggggtggggggtccccaggAGCCCTGGGGCTCTCCAAGGTGGCGATGGGTCAGGAAGGAGGAAAGCCACTTTATATGTGATGTCCTCTCTACCCTGGTGTCTCTGCAGACGTCTTCGCCCAGCCAGTTATCCGTCAGGGAGAAGAGCAGCACCccaaggaagaggaaagcccctctgcctcccctgggCACCCCCAGCCAGGTGAGAGAGGGGTCCCCCTTAGCTCCATGTCCGCACCCAGCTTGGCAGGCACAGGGTAGCCAAACTATGGCCGGCTCAGGCAAACTTCTCCAGCTTTGCCTGCCCCTTCAGTGGAGGTGACGCTCACGGGCTGGCCTGAGCTGCAGTGGAGGCTTCATCCCCACTCCTGGGGTGCATGCAGCACCCCAGGCCCCAAGCATGTGCTGTTGGCAGGGCAGAGGCTATGAGCCCCTGTCTATCCACCCTGTGGGCCCAAAACACCCCTCACCtggggggctgtgctggcatTGGGGGGTCCATGCCCTGCCAGagcctttccttctctctctggtGTCAAAAAGCACCCTGCACACCCTGGAGTGTGGCTCGCCCATGGGGGCACGTAGTGCCTGGAGAGCTGCCGCTGAGCCTGGCTGGGCTCAGCCTGCCGCAGCCCCCCTGGTGAGGATGAGCAGGAGGGCGCCGACAGCGCAGAGGGGGCTGGCAGTGCCTGGCACTGAGGCTTGGCAGCTGCTCATCTGCAGGAGGACCGGGATGCCTACGAGGAGATTGTGCGGCTGCGGCAGGAGCGGGCCCAGTTCTTGCAAAAGATCCGGGGCttggagcagcaggagaagcagagaCGGGAGGTACCAGTGAGCCGCAGGGTCGCTGGGGAGATGCCACCATGTCCCTcgggagcagagcaggcaggagggatggggacagcatTTATCCctccctgttttctctttgtgtcCTGCTAGCGGGCAGAGCTGGACGAGGGCTCCTTGCGCTCCATGGAGAAGCAGGTGAGGCCAGCGAAGAGGTCATGGGTGCCCTCAGCTCTCTTGAGGGGTCCTGGTGCTTGGGGATGCTATTGGGACTCTGGTGGGAGCAAAGGGGACCCTGTGTCTGTGTCCTGCCGCACAGATCCAGGAGCTAGAGGAGCGGCTGGCGGCGCGGGATGGtgagaaggagcagctgggCAAGGAGGTGGAGGCTCTGCGGAGCCGCTTGTCCTCACTGGAGGTAGGTGCAGGTAGCAGCTGGCAGTGCCAGGGGCTGGGGTGCGTGGGGGCTGACCACCACTCTGCACCCCCAGAATGAGAAGGAGAACACGAGCTATGACATCGAGACACTGCAGGATGAGGAGGGAGACCCGCTTGAGTTCCCAGGTAGGTCCCTGCCGGCCTCCTGAGATCCCCATGGGGCTGGGCAGCCCTCGGGGAGGTGGCACCCTGCAGCGGGGAATGGGGGCATGGGTGGGCATGGCACCGGAGTCCCTGTGCCCTgcaggggcagagctgctgctctccaaGAAGACACTGAGCCCCTCGGCCGAGGagctgctggccacgctgcagGGGCAGGTGCAGTCCCTCACCGTGCAGAACAAGGAGCTGAGGGAGAAAATACAGGCAAGTGTCCGTCTGTCAGTCTGTCCCTCCCTGCCTCTGGCCCCTGGTGGCTTCACCATCTCCTTGGCAGGTGCTGGAGAACTACGAGCGGGACGAAAGCAACCCATCCACCCCAGGGGACTTCGTGCCTGCCAGCCTCTACAATGCCCTCCAACGTGAGCTGGAGCAGTTGCGGGCACAGCGCTTGGATACAAGGGACGAGGCCGGTGGGCAGCCGGAGAGGCAGACCGGTGCCTCGGAGCAAACCCCGGAGCAAATCGGGGAGGGAAGCATGGCGCAGCGGCTTGCCGAGGAGCCAGCCTGGACCTGGGGCGAGTGCAAGGCAGCGCTGGGCGAGCTGCAGGTGCCTCACATGCAGACCTCCTCCTCGGTGGCCAAGCGGGAGGCCAGCGCTGAGCTGGCGGAGGCCCGGGCAGCCCTGCGGCAGATGCAGGCGGCGCTGGAGGAGCGGGAGCAGCGGGTGAAGGAGCTGCAGGCACGTTTGGACGCCGGCGCGGAGGCCGCGGAGGCGACGGCCTCCCTGGGAGCCTCCCTGGAGGAGGCATCGAGGGAGAAGGAGGCCTTGCTGGAGCGCTGCGGCCGGGCAGAGGCGGAGGCGGAGGCCCTGCGGCGGGAGCTGGAGGCCAAGACGCGGGACTGGCGGGCGGCCGGCGgcccggagccggagccgggggTACTGGAGCGACGGGTGGCGGAGCTAGTGCAGCAACACGAGGAGGTGACGgcccagctggggcagctgcGGGAGACGCTGGGTCGCAGGGAAGCCGAGCTGGGCACCCTGCGGGAGCAGCTGGCCGCCCGGCCGGTGGGGCGTCGGGAGCACGAGGAGGCCCTGGCGCGGCTGCGGCAGGCGCAAGCGGAGGCGGAAGGCCGGGTGCCGCGGGAGGAGCACGCCCGGGCCACGGCGGCGCTGGAGGAGCAGGCGCAGGCGCTGCGGGAGCGGGCGGCCCGGCtggaggcggcggcggaggccAAGGGGCGCGAGGCTGCCCGGCTGGAGGCCGAACTGGCGGCGGCGGTGCCGCGGGGAGAGCACGAGGCGGCGCAGGCGGGACTGCGGGCCGAGGCGGCGGCGCTGGCCCAGCGGCTGGACGAGCTCTCGCGGCGGCACGAGAAGACGTGCGAGGAGGTGTTTCGGGTGCAGCGGCAGGCCCTCTTCATGAAGAGCGAGCGGCAGGCGGCAGAGGAGCGCCTGGCCGCCGCGCAGAAGCAGCTGGCAGAGGCGCAGGATGAGGCGCGGCGGATGCAGGAGCTCCACGGCCACGCTGAGGACTCGGCACGGCTGgtcagggacagggacaggaagGTAGGGGACAGGGAAGAGGTGTCGGGATTTAGTGAGGAGCTCCTGGGAGGGGAAACGGGTGGCCCGGGTGCTGCTCGGGTAAGCTGAGCTGGCCGGCTCGCAGGGGAGATGCGCTCGCAAATGTGCACACGTGTGTGCACACAGATGTGTGCAGACAtgtacatgcacacatgcatatCCGTGCATACGTGGACATGCATGTGCACGCACGAGTGCGCATGCTGGCACACACTTGCACGCGCCTGCACATACGTGCACCCTTACACACATAAGAGCGAACAAGGACACATGCGCAGCCCCACGTGCGGACTTGCCGCTCTCCCGGCTgttccccttttttcctccccaagcTGAGACTGAAACCAGGGACAgaaggggtggggtgggaaagccccagctctgcccctgcctgggCGCAGGGGCCACCCCAGGGGTGGGTGGCAGTGGGCACAGCCATGCGTGGACCCCAGGGGAGTTGGGGCTGAGGGGTCCCTCCCTCTCTATAACCTCTGTGCGCTGTGCAGATCACTGAGCTCTCTAAGGAGGTCTTCAGGCTGAAGGAAGCCCTGAACGCCCTCCCCGAGTCCCGGGGACCATCACAGTCACCCCCCAACACTGCTGCGCTCCAGGCCAGGATCCGTGCGCTGGAGGAGAAGCTGGCGGTGGGTAGCGGGGGGTCTTGTGGCCGTCACCTGGTGGGTTCTGGGCTTCCACAAGCCCCCGGCCCTGTGCTCAAACCCACTCGCTCTCTTGCAGGAGACAGAAATGCAGCACAGCAAGGTGGTGACGCTGTACCGGAGCCACCTGCTCTATGCGGTGCAGGTGAGATGGGGATGTGGCCGTGGGCGAACTGGGGACACCGGGGCACTAGCCAGCCACACGTCAGTGCCCGTATGCACGTGGGAGGCAGCAAGGGTGCCAACCCGTGGGTGCATGGGCCACGCACAGAGACTCCCTGATGTCCCCTCTGACGTCCCCACCAATGTCCCCTTCACCCCAGGGCCACATGGATGAGGACGTGCAGAGACTCCTGTGCCAGATCCTGAAGATGCAGCGGCTGCAGGAGCAGCGCAGATGAGCCCCTGCCACCATGGCAGTGCCGCAGGGTTCAGTGGCGCAGCCAGTGACACGGCTGGGGGGCCAGGCCCGTGATAGCACCTTCTGTGCCCCTTTGCTTCTCCAGGCAGCACCCTGTCACtgccacacacacccccacacccacccAGCCCTGGGGGGCCTGTGCCAGCCCCCCTGCTGCCCCATGcaccccagcacagcagcaataAAGTATTTATACTCACATCAATGGGACAGTTCGTTTCTGGGGTGACAAGGGTGGGCACAGGGACACaggtgctgggggctggggggtaggttggcagagctggggatggTAGGGGATCAGTGCCATCATCTCCTCCAGCACCGATGTCCCCAGATGGGAGCGGGTGACCATGAAGGAAGCGGGGTGGTGGCATGGGAAGGGTTGAAACTCTCTTGGCCAGATCCAAAACCGCGTTCCTGCGGGtccagggcaggcagaggcCCCGTGCGTGGGAATCCCTGCGGAGCCACGCTGGGCGGCGGGTCCCCACTGGGAATGGTGTTTCCTGCGTGAGGAAGTGGGCTGAGGCCGACCGGGGCTGCGGCTTCCCGCACCGGTGGTGGCAGAACCTCTGGTCCCAGATGTCTGGCTCTGCTGCGGTGAACGTGACAGGGGACAGGGCTCCCCATGGGGCTGGGAGCTtagggggggtgttgggggctaGGGCTGGCCCCACAGCACCTTGCCCATGGTATGGGGAAAGCCAAGCTGAGCCAGCCCGCAGCCAGGGTGGGCGATGACAAAGGCAGGATCAGTCCCTGTGGTGCTGGGCTTGGTCACAGCGGGGAACTCAGCTCAGCCCCcaggctgggttttggggaggggggtgtctcTGTGAGGGACAGTCCCTCCCCAGATCccctgggaggtgggggccaTCCAAGTGTGCTGGCCCCTTCCCTGGCCAAGGCCCAGAGTGACTCGAAACCCCGATTCCGGGCACGGGACCGCAGGGGCGGCTGCAGGTCCCCGTGGGAAACCCCGGTCACACAGGGTACTTTCGCTCCCGCCTccgccccctcctccttcctggcAGCAGGATCTGGCCACTGCGGCGAGAAACcatcccctgtccccagggCGTGCGGCAAGGCcagaggggaaactgaggcacggcaCTGTGGGGTGGAGCGGAGACGGGTTTGAACCCTTGGCTTTAGGGCCATGTCCCTGGACCACCTGGGGACCTGTGGCCTTggtgtccctgctgtcccctgcCATGGGGTTTGACCatcctgcctgtccccacaGGTCCCTGGAACCGGGCAGCTCCGCTGAGTCTCCCTGACATGAAGTGGCTTTGGGTGGTGGCTTTTGTGGCACCTACCTGCACCATTCCCTACAACGGCACAGCGGGCAGCACTGGGGACGGAGGTatggggggacggggacaaTGGGGACAGAGGTATGGGGGCATGCGGGACTGGGGATGGAGGGACTGGGGCAGCTGGGATGGAGGTATGGGGGGACCTTGGGGAACAGGGAGGCTGGGGACAGAGGTATGGGGGACTGGGGAGGGATTGGGGGGCTGGGATGGAGGTtgggaggagtggggtggcGGGCTGGGGACAGttgggctgggggcagaggtATGGGGGCATGCAGGACCAGCGATAGAGGGACCAGGGGTCTGGAATGGAGGTATGGGGGGATCTGGGGCTACTAGAGACAGCAGGACTGGGcagactgggagcactggggatggagatggagggagcagggatggaggTATAGGGGCATCGGGGGTACTGGGGACACTGAGAGGACCGAAGACAGACTTACAGGGCATCTAAGGATAGAGGTATAGGGACATTGGAGGGATTGGGAATATGGGGGGACTGGTGATGGAGGAAtagggacactggggacatgAGGGGACCAAGGACAGAGGCACGAGAGCTGGGAGTATTGGGGAGGGAGGGGCACTGGGCTGCTGGAACAGAGTTGGGGGGCCCAGGGAGGCACAGACCCTTCCTGCCCCAGCGTCACACCCTACCCCTCCCTGCTGCGGCGTGTCCCCTTGACTCCCCTGCCAGGGACCAgaggggggacatgggggggttGCCCCAGGGGATGCACCCCATGCCCACTGCCATGTCCCCCAGGCCACTGCACCCTGCAGCACGGCACCCTGGGCACCGAGGTGCTGCTACGGTGCCCGGCCGCAGCGGAGGGGCCGGCTGAGTGGCGCCGGGGGGGGACTGTCCTGGGAACGTATCCTGCACCGGGGCTGGCCCTCCCCAACGCCAGCCTGGTGCACGAGGGCCGCTACAGCTGCCACCACCCTGGCACCGGCGAGACCTGGGCCACCACCTGCCTGCGGCTGGGCTGTGAGTGACCCTggccgtccccgtcccccccccgtgACCCCCGCTGCTGGCTGGGGGTCCCCTGGGGAGGCTGGCAGCGGGGTGATGACTGTCCCCCGCCCCAGatccccctgcactgcctgCTGTCGAGTGCTGGGCCATCAGCTATCCGCAGGCAGTGAACTGCTCCTGGGTCCTGACCCCCGAGCCGCTGCTGGACACTGACTTCGTGGCCACGTACAGGTCAGCGGGGGGGCCCCCGAGCTCCAGCTGAGCCCCCCCTCCCGTGCCTGCGTCGCAggtggggctgcaggcagggcagcctGCCCCTCGCCCAGCTCCCCTCTCCGTCCCCCCCCAGGCACGGCGTGTGGGGGGCCACAGAGACGGGCGAGTGCGTCCGTACGGGGCCACGGAGCTGCTCCTTCGGGGACGTGCAGATGTTCTCCCTCACCCCCTATGTGGTGAACGTAACGGCCGTGAACCCCCTGGGCACTGCCTCCAGactcctgcctttcctcctgGAGAACGTCAGTGAGTGCTGCTGGGACGGGCCTGGGTCCCCGCAGACCCCTCGCACTCAACCCCCTACCTCCCAAGCAGCGTTCCGCGCCTGGGTCTAATCCAGCCCTGGGGCTTCCTTTGGGCCTTTCCCCTCCGGTTTCCTCCCCTACTTGGGATGCGGAAACGTCAGTGCAATGATTTGCCGGGTCTCAGGCCATCTCCGCAGCCGGGATTGCGCAGCTCAGTcaatggggctgggggacacgtCATCACTGTCCCCAGCTGGCATCTCACACCTTCGTTGTCTCTCTGCTTCGTTAGTAAAGCCAGACCCCCCCGAAGACCTGCGGGTCTCACCCATCCCTGGGGAGACCaagaagctgctgctggagtGGAGCCCACCAGGGTCTTGGCCCTTCCCGGAGTACTTCCCGCTGAAGTATTGCATCCGCTATGCCCGGGGGGAGAGCTCTGTCACCAAAACGGTACTGCCCACCCCCCCGCTGCATCCCCCACCCTCCCACAGGGGGTAAACtgaggcagagctgaaggatGCATCCTCAAGCAAGGCTGTGTCCTGGCCCCCCGGCCCATGGGTGTCCCTAACCTCGCTCTACCCTTAGATCGGGCCATATGAACAGACATCTTACACCCTGACGGGAGTGCGACCCGGGACCCTCCACCGCATCCAGGTGGCCGCCAAGGACTTCACGGACTCTGGGGAGTTCAGCGCCTGGAGCCTGCCGGCCTCAGGGATGCCCTGGATGGAGCCATGACAGGCAGAACAGGGCCAGCGTCCCCTTCCCCATCCCGCTCCTCTCCCTTGTGCccactgtccccgtgcccccaGCAGCGTGGAGCCACCGGTACTGGAGGGACCCGCCAGAAACAGGCAATAAAACAGCTTGAGGCTCTGATCTCCATCCTGCTTTTGTAACGTTCTCCAGGAAGCAGCCGAGCTGCCCCTGGGGAAGGTCCCTTTGCTGTCTGTGAGGCCGGACAGGGCCAGCCCCGCCCTGGCCATGGGCAGAGGCGAGGACACCGGCCCCGATCACCTCAACTGGTCCATATGGCCAAGACTGGGCCCTGTGGAGGGTCCAGACCAGTCACtttgcctgcccccccccccccccccaaggctgTGGCTGGTCTCTGTGGCCTCAGCTGGTCCCTGGGACCCCGCCACGGCCCAGACTGGCCCCCCCAGGCCTGCACGGCCCCCGTGGCCCCTTTCCATGGTCTGAGCTGGTCTCTGGGACGCCCGCAGGCCCCGGCGACCTCTCGGGGTCCGGCTCTCACCCCCGGAACCTCTTTTCGGGTCACCGCGGGCGTGCGGACTTCTTGGAGGAGAGCACAGCTCGCTGACGGACGGCGGAGACAGCCAGTAGCAGGCGAGAATCCGCCTGCTTGTGGCCTGCCTCACCAATGAGCGGCGGAAGAGGGCGGGGCTATTTCCAGGAAGTGGAGGGTCGCAGCGGGGCTGGGCGGAGGCGGGGGGAATGGTGTGCGGCCATGTCGGAGCGGGAGGTGTTGGACGTGAGCTGGGGGGGCACCTTGGTCGCTGTGGGGGCGTACAGAGGCTGGGGGCGCTGGGGGGGCCCTGCTCGTTGTGGAGGGGTCCCCAGGCTGAGGGAATCTTCAGCGCTTCCCAGGTTGGAGGCGTTCCTGATGGCTGTAGGGGGCGTTCCCAGGCTGAAGGTGGGCCTTGGGGGGGGCTCTGATGGATTGAGAGGGGGCCCGCAGGCCGGGAGGGGTAGCTGGTGGGTGTGGGGAGTCTCACGCTGATCGTGGGTCCCagactgggggcggggggggggcggctgggctggggctcctggcagcactggcaggggctgcctgggcaaGCGGGTTAGGCCCTAAAATCATGGGGGGGCTCGCTGGGGGGGGTTGAGCCAAGGGCTCGGGGAGAGGCAGACACCGCTGCCAGGACTTGGCAGGGGGTGGTGGACGGCGCGTTTGGCCCCTGAGAGCGTACCTGGTTATTGGGGATGCTGGCTCCTGCTGCGTGGAGCTGATCCCTTAGGCTGATGTGGCAGCTGGGAGCCTGCCTGCCAGGGTTCACACTGCTCTGGGTGACTCTGCGCCCAGCACACACGCGTCTCTGCTCTGTCTCTGTAGAAATACTACTCGCCGGACTTCGATCCTGCTAAGATCCCAAAGCTCAAACTCCCAAAGGACCGACAGTATGTGGTGCGGCTGATGGCCCCCTTCAACATGCGGTAAGAGGGGCTGTGCCggtcagaaggaagaggctgtAGAAGAGAAGAGTTTGTTTAGGAGTTGTTTCACCTCTATGCGCTGCGGcggagctgctgccagcagccgtTAGACGTGACACAGACCAGAAGGAAAGgggtgagggagagggaagagatgcTGTGGGTGATTTGGGGGCTCTTTGAAGAGTAGGTACTGAATTTCGGAAGGCGAAAATAACCATTGCTCAGAATCCAGGCTGACACAGCCCGAAAAATCACTTGGACTTTTATTGGTCTGTTTGTTCTCTTCTTTTGATGTGTTATggacttctctttcttcttttttagttGCAAGACGTGTGGTGAATACATCTCTAAGGGGAAGAAATGCCCGTAAGGAGACTGTTCAGAATGAGATGTACTTGGGACTTCCCATCTTCCGTTTCTATGGTGCCCGGCAGAGATCACTTTCAAGGTgaagtattttctgtgttttctgggGAGGCTGCACGGTCTGCAGACTCAACTGAGCCTGGAAGCACGCGATCTACCCATACCTCATGGGAAGGAGGTGTCCTAGCAAAGACTGAGTCTAAGCGTGTGCTTTTTGgtgtttcttccctttttgtAGCGGTTCATAGTGCTAAAGTGTCTCGCCCAGCCAtgggcagggagctgcagcacaTCAGCTGGAGGAGAATGAAGGGAACGTGGGCGCCGAGGTCTGCCCTGCGATGTGAGTGAAATTGGGAAATGTTCGCCTGGAGCTACGGAAGTGGTGACAGGATGGCTGGAGCGGAGTTGTCCCAATACAATGACGTTGCTGTCCTGCATTTTCCTTAGATCTTCAGAACGCCGTGGAGCACAGAGCCACTCGGAACTTGCAAGCTGAGAAAGTcttggaggaagaggagaagatgatgcaggaggagaggggaaaaggaggagagaaacaatccctggcaaaaaaaaaaatccccagggCGCTGTGAAGGGCAGCAGGGCCCTACCCAGTCCCCTTCAAAGCCCGGCTGAGCCCCTGGAGAGCTCTGCAGTGCAGAAGGGTCTTGCCTGGACCCGTTAagcccggccccagccccggggtCTCTCTCTGGCCGGTGGCAGAGCAGCCTGCGGAGCCCGGCCTCAGCCCCGGGGTCTctggagggaggcagggcagCCCTTGAAGCCCGGCCCCAGCCCAGGGTGTCTCTCCGGAGGGCGGCAGGGCAGCCTGCggggctcggcccggcccggcccggtcccGGGGCTCTGGGGGTCCCGGTGCtgccccgcccgcccccccccccaacttggTGGTGCGGTGCGGCCGCTAGGTGGCGCTGTTCGCACATGCGCAACGCCAGCGGCGAAGCCGGTCTCCGCTTTCCCGCCCTTCCTCGGCGGTAGGGCAGGCGGGGTCGTGCGCATGCGCAGTGTGGGCCTGCCGCGGTGGCGGTCCAGCAGCGTAGGCGCTCCCCGACGACGCATGCGCAGTGCGGTCCGGCGGGGCGCGGAGGCGGTGGCCCTCGGGCTCCCGCATGCGCAGTGCAGCGCCATGTTGGACTCCTGGGGATGGCGGGAGCTGTAGTCTTCTGGCACTGGGCTTCCAGAATGCCGTAGAGCGCCGTAGAGCATCGCACACCATCTCGGGAGCTGTAGTCCTTGGCGTAGCCTTCTTCGAACTCCTCTTGTTCCTTCAATTCCCTCCCCAGGCCCTCATTTTTGTCTCTGAGCCGCCTTTTGTCCTTCTGGCCCCTTCAGGACCTCCCTACTTCTGTCACAAGTCCCGCTGAATTCTTCTTTGTGCCCCACAGCTGTCTTTTATCCCTTTGGATCCCTCTTGTTCCCTCAGAACACCTCCCGAGGTCTTTTTTTTGTGCCCTGCAGCAGTTTTCATCCCCTGTGCTATCTAGGATGACTCTGTTCACTCCCTCACCCTGTGATGACAATCTGTACTCTGCTCGGATCCCATCCCGAGTTCTTCATTGTGTCCCCAGGCAAGGGAAGGTGAGGGGccaccaacagctttcagtcCCGGCCACTTCTGTGTGGGAGCCCTGGATGGTGGGTCTGTGTTTTGGACCCAGGCTCTGGCGAGAGTGAGGGGCTTGGTGAGGGTGAGGATTAGGTGGTAGAGCAACCACAGAGCCCCGCAAGCACCCtcaccccagcacagcccttttCCAGGGTGCTGACCTCCAGTGTTCCCCAGGGATTTTATCGGGCTTTGCCAGGGCACGGGCAtggccctgctgccctccagagAGCCCCAGGGCCTTTGCTGGGCTTTGCTGTTACCTGCAAGGAGCCCTCCTTCTCTTCAGAATTCCCTGAGTCCTTGTCCATGTTCAGCCAAAGCCCTGGCGGGGCTCTCCTGCCTTCCAGAGAGCCCCAGAGCTTTTGCCAGGATCCGCAAGGAGCCGTGCATCTCTCCAGAGTTCTCCGAGTCCTTTGCCAGGACCCTACTGCCCTCCAGATTTTCCTGGCACCTTCACCAGCCTTTGGAGGGGCCTGGGCAGTGTCCTTCTGCCCTCCAGAAAGCCCCAGAGCCTTCAGCAGGCTTTGCCTGGGCCCAGGCAGTGCTTGCTGTCCTTAAAGGGCGTTTTGGAAAAGGGCTCGTTCATCTCGTGCAGTGAAGTTCCATCTTGCTCCAGCTGATGGCACGATTGGGAGCGTGTAGAGCAGAGATTTTTCCCAGGAAGATAGACGGCATGTTGGACAAAGTCCCAGTTCTCCTGCTCGAGTATTTGATATTGTACAGCGTGGGTCTCAGCCTCGCACCACACCAGTATTCCCACCAATAATGAGTTCAGAGAAGAGCCTGTTTCttataaaaggagaaaataaatacaagccAGGGCAAGTCACTAGGTCAGAGATGAGACAAGAGTTATCTGCAGGACAAGCAACCAGCAGTTTGAGGCTGTAAAGGAGTTGAAGCCATAGGAATGGGCTCCCACCAGCAGGAGTTAATGGCATGT comes from Haliaeetus albicilla chromosome 8, bHalAlb1.1, whole genome shotgun sequence and encodes:
- the EBI3 gene encoding interleukin-27 subunit beta: MKWLWVVAFVAPTCTIPYNGTAGSTGDGGHCTLQHGTLGTEVLLRCPAAAEGPAEWRRGGTVLGTYPAPGLALPNASLVHEGRYSCHHPGTGETWATTCLRLGYPPALPAVECWAISYPQAVNCSWVLTPEPLLDTDFVATYRHGVWGATETGECVRTGPRSCSFGDVQMFSLTPYVVNVTAVNPLGTASRLLPFLLENVIKPDPPEDLRVSPIPGETKKLLLEWSPPGSWPFPEYFPLKYCIRYARGESSVTKTIGPYEQTSYTLTGVRPGTLHRIQVAAKDFTDSGEFSAWSLPASGMPWMEP